A window from Apostichopus japonicus isolate 1M-3 chromosome 2, ASM3797524v1, whole genome shotgun sequence encodes these proteins:
- the LOC139978598 gene encoding dual specificity testis-specific protein kinase 2-like — protein sequence MNAMKSCHATKSAASKYRDENGNVNLNERAAGALSPPRVTNGERHPSQESCVSSSQCYSLEDAKGRNLGRMREAARNNAEDGSGDRRNLQRKRSSSCIALKNAFSALYNAEDFWRERIASGFFSVVYKVKHRSSGEVLVMKISQQTNTRANNLHEIELLNQLHHPNILGLKGVCIEEGQLHALTEFINGGNLQELICDDREYLSWPVKLKLSNDVAKGMKYLHSKGFMHRDLSSQNILVRRKNLDLECVIADLGLAVRIPKSENEVLPVVGTPYWISPECLHGKFYDSKCDVFSFGIIMCEIIGRVSADPEELPRRMDFGLNEAGFQFLAGECPKNMFNIAIQCCKVSPKERPTFHSIVAILGEMRHPHVTNVSKSLSCTDARFELHRSRCRTTATTDAPGNLYKSSRKRGVTRSNSDSGSRALNVQRVSEKLNPFYYESQQGSHKDEMDGEKRREHSPDIPSPVTKLCNDLASIWPDRGEGGVGMAWNGSLLEKNRSNSLPCIKQ from the exons ATGAATGCCATGAAATCCTGCCATGCTACCAAGTCGGCGGCGTCTAAATACCGCGACGAGAATGGTAACGTCAACCTGAACGAGCGAGCTGCCGGAGCTTTGTCGCCGCCGCGGGTGACAAACGGCGAGCGTCATCCTTCCCAGGAGAGTTGCGTCTCTTCCAGCCAATGCTACAGCTTGGAAGATGCCAAAGGTCGTAATTTAGGCCGGATGCGAGAGGCGGCCAGGAACAACGCAGAGGATGGTTCAGGAGACAGGAGAAATTTACAGAGGAAGCGTTCGAGTTCTTGCATCGCCCTGAAGAATGCTTTCTCGGCTCTCTACAATGCAGAGGATTTCTGGAGGGAGAGGATTGCTTCCGGCTTCTTCTCCGTCGTGTACAAG GTGAAGCATCGCTCTTCCGGAGAGGTTCTGGTGATGAAGATAAGTCAACAGACCAACACGAGAGCAAACAACCTCCACGAAATTGAATTACTGAACCAACTGCATCATCCTAATATTCTCGG GTTAAAAGGTGTGTGCATTGAAGAAGGTCAATTACATGCTCTAACAGAG TTTATCAACGGCGGGAATCTCCAAGAGTTAATCTGTGATGACCGGGAATACCTCTCGTGGcctgtaaaattaaaattgtccAACGATGTAGCAAAGGGCATGAAGTACTTACACTCCAAAGGATTTATGCATAGAGACTTATCATCTCAG aatattttagtaagaagaaaaaaccttGATCTTGAATGTGTAATTGCTGATCTTGGACTTGCTGTAAGGATACCAAA AAGTGAGAATGAAGTCTTACCGGTTGTCGGGACGCCATATTGGATATCACCTGAGTGCCTTCATGGGAAATTTTACGATTCAAAG TGCGACGTATTTTCTTTTGGGATTATCATGTGCGAGATCATCGGCAGAGTAAGCGCCGATCCCGAAGAACTGCCAAGGAGGATG GATTTCGGTTTGAATGAAGCAGGCTTTCAATTTCTGGCCGGTGAATGTCCTAAGAATATGTTTAATATCGCAATACAGTGCTGTAAG GTTTCTCCAAAGGAGAGGCCAACATTTCACAGTATAGTGGCCATTTTAGGCGAAATGAGACACCCACATGTCACTAATGTTAGCAAGTCATTATCCTGTACAGATGCAAGGTTTg AATTACATAGAAGCCGCTGTAGGACCACCGCGACAACGGACGCCCCCGGCAACCTCTACAAGTCGTCCAGAAAGAGAGGTGTAACCAGAAGCAACTCTGACTCCGGCTCTAGGGCCCTAAACGTCCAAAGAGTCAGCGAGAAACTCAATCCGTTCTACTACGAATCGCAACAGGGAAGTCATAAAGATGAGATGGACGGAGAGAAGAGAAGGGAGCATTCTCCCGATATCCCGTCTCCCGTAACCAAACTCTGTAACGATCTGGCGTCCATTTGGCCCGACCGGGGAGAAGGAGGAGTCGGGATGGCTTGGAATGGATCTCTGCTGGAGAAAAATAGATCTAATTCCTTACCGTGCATAAAGCAGTGA